The region AGACCGGTGCTGGTTTGCATGCTGGAAATTAATATGATACAATTAGATAATTGTAATTATTATAAAATGACAGATTTACCCAAGGTGTGATATGAGGTTGGGCATATTAGTTGTGAAGAATAAAAATGTATCCACAGCAAAGTAATATTGCACTTTTGCTGATTCTATCTTTTTGTAAAAAGGTCTCAAACTTGTGGCATGGCAGTTGCTGTATAATTTCAAATCCCAGTAAGACATACTGGGAGTCCTAATTTTGCACCAACCAGAGAGTCACAAGTTGGAGACCATCATGCTTTTTGCGTTTTCTCTTACAAGGTAggagtaaggctgctttcacatctgcagtgtggattctgttttcctgctccattatcgGAGCTGGAAAGGCAAATTCCCTGGCTGAACGGATCTGTTTTacgatggaaccgaacagtgcagaatggatcccattgactataagggagtctgtttggtttccgctcagctgtccagACGAAAAAGCACAATATGCAACGCTTTTCCATCTGGCATTTTGAGCTGGGTCTGCAACAGAACCTCTGACTAGAGGTTTTAgggcagatgtgaaagcggcctaacaaGTGTTGAACCAAGTCCAATATATGTTTATTTTAGTAGTGATAGATAGTTGTATACTCACGGTCGCTGCATGGATCCTGTTTTTGACATGGGTCTTGCTTCTGGCATGGGTCTTGCTTTTGGCATGGATCCTGCTTTTGGCAAGGGTCTTGCTTTTGGCATGGGTCTTGCTTTTGGCATGGATCCTGCTTTTGGCATGGATCTTGCTTTTGGCATGGATCCTTGCTCTGATGAGCATGGCCGTGATGACCACCCTTGACTCCTGACATGGTTGGTTGCAGATGTCACAGACGACTTGAAGTTTGTAGTAGTCTATTAACTTGTACTGAAATGACTGTGATCCTAGTGCTTTTATACATGAGTTATTTCCTGTTTGTTAAAAAGTTAGGTAAAATCCCTTGAAAAACCAGTTTGGATTCCACCAAACCTAACATTATAGTTTTATAGGCATACCATTTAGGAATAAAAACAGTTTTACGTGACATAAATCATGGGCGTTCCCTTCTAAGTATATCGCTCAACACATGCTTACACCCAAATTATAGACTTTTCATATATTACTCACGCATTAAGTATTAATTTCAACTCTATAGCTGAAACTATGAGTGTATTATCCTTGAGTAATGTTGTACTTCGACTAATTTATACATGCTGTCCTTAAAGATTAATATTCTCTTTAATGATTATTAAATACAAAAGTGTGTATACCATAGAGGCAGGCTATGTACCTGCTGACCTGCTGTGGGAGAAAGTAGGGTCTATTCCTGGTCTATTTTAATAGGTGGTGAGAAATTGCACAGGCCTGTGGTTTTTCATGGTACTCCCAGTACTGTAATTTTGGCCAACAAGGAAGTGGCCTTTTGGGGATATTTCATTCTTATTACATATTTTGTTATGGGGTATTATCATTATTTTTCAATGACATACATCGGGTTGTCATGGCATGAAGATACATGTTCCCATTCAGTTATTGTAAGGCATTAAAATGTCATAAAGCTATAGGCAGATGTACAATTTTCTAGATGGGTGCACATAATGCCTGACGAAGTAAACAACATCTAAGATGTAGTGTGTAGACTATAAGATGTGTAGAGATAACACAGGAATGGAACATGATGGGAAAAAGGGAGTAACAATGGTATCTTTACTGGATTTGATTACATGTTCAGGTGTGAATAGGATATTTAATACAGATAGGCTTCCTTGATAGATGCCCCCTGATGAAGATGTGATAGTGGCATACATGTGGGACTTCATACCCGCATGGTTTTATGGGAATTTCTTTGGTAGATATGTATTTAGCCCACATGTATGTAGTGTAAGGATTCTGAGCGATGGCATCCTTAGTCATGGTATGTCTAGTCAACCTGTATATGCGCTGCAAGTGCACTGCATTCTGGGAGCATTTTGGACACTGATTTTCACAGCTTGTTGTGCCAGCAGCTAATGAAATAGGGTGTATCTGCGTATGTGACCAAGTTTTTATATCCTTTCAATGTTCTAAATTCAATTGCAACATTTTCATCTCTATCAGTATTCTTATTGTGCATAGATTGTACATATTTTTGTATTTCatgttttattatatttatttatgtatccCGCTTTCTGTATCTGCATATTTTAATATGCTGGCAAGTATTAAATGATTCAGGGATATGAATTTTATACAGTATATGCTTTTATCATCTGTCTGTATAAGGAATGTGATTTCCGtgtgattactttttttttgtaaaaaatatttttttgataCATTGGAGGTGTAGCCTTGTGTATACCTTCCTCTTTGATACATGTGGGCTTGCAATTTGTTGTTTTATTTGTGGTGCTCACCTTGGTATCTGATTGGAAAAACATGACCCAGGTATAAGAGAGTCATGTGTTGCTATACCCTAACAATAAAAACACTGACTTGGTATattttggataattttggccacaCCAACCATTCTATTTAATGACATTAAACTATATGAtagattaagattagagatgagcgaacctactcgtttcgagtaattactcgatcgagcaccgcgattttcgagtacttccgtactcgggtgaaaagattcggggggcgccgaggggcgaggggaggcgtggcggagcggggggtagcagcggggaacaggggggagccctctctctctccctct is a window of Eleutherodactylus coqui strain aEleCoq1 chromosome 4, aEleCoq1.hap1, whole genome shotgun sequence DNA encoding:
- the LOC136625872 gene encoding testis-specific H1 histone-like isoform X1 gives rise to the protein MSRNNSCIKALGSQSFQYKLIDYYKLQVVCDICNQPCQESRVVITAMLIRARIHAKSKIHAKSRIHAKSKTHAKSKTLAKSRIHAKSKTHARSKTHVKNRIHAATHANQHRSARTRLQNAINPTPAAHPIPARNNNME
- the LOC136625872 gene encoding testis-specific H1 histone-like isoform X2 codes for the protein MRNNSCIKALGSQSFQYKLIDYYKLQVVCDICNQPCQESRVVITAMLIRARIHAKSKIHAKSRIHAKSKTHAKSKTLAKSRIHAKSKTHARSKTHVKNRIHAATHANQHRSARTRLQNAINPTPAAHPIPARNNNME